In Candidatus Nomurabacteria bacterium, a genomic segment contains:
- a CDS encoding mannose-1-phosphate guanylyltransferase: MKIVIRAGGSGTRLWPLSRKKHPKQFLPLLGQHSLLRQKYEEIKPLLGSSRDLFVSIGPGFESTVRKILPRLPKDNIIVEPVSRNTGPAIGLESVLIQKLSKEEDPVIASLTVDDVFTNVEKFRNLLRAAEKFLHEKPFYALAVAAQVEKPDSGLSYIELGKSIGKIYGQSFHLAKRWVEKPKSTMLNRIMRNPKFFAHTGQYIWKSSTILSYFETYQPLMTSRLRRISAAQGTRRFASVLKREYTAMRAASIEEAIAQYVEQMGVVSGNLGWSDTGKWYLIHDLLLQGAQQNATRGKVVTHDTKRSLLFSDSGRLVAGVGLRDMVVVDTKDAVLVVPKQLSAEVKNLVEVLKDRSLERYL; the protein is encoded by the coding sequence ATGAAAATAGTTATTCGCGCCGGCGGTTCTGGTACTCGATTGTGGCCATTATCCCGGAAAAAACATCCTAAGCAGTTTCTCCCATTATTAGGCCAACATTCGCTTTTACGGCAAAAATACGAGGAAATTAAGCCATTATTGGGCTCATCCCGTGATCTCTTTGTCTCTATTGGTCCAGGATTTGAGTCGACTGTCCGCAAAATCCTTCCTCGTTTACCCAAAGATAATATTATTGTCGAGCCGGTAAGTCGTAATACCGGTCCGGCTATTGGGCTCGAATCGGTCCTTATTCAAAAACTGTCAAAAGAAGAGGATCCAGTCATTGCCAGCTTAACTGTTGACGATGTGTTTACCAATGTGGAAAAGTTTCGCAATCTTTTGCGCGCTGCAGAGAAATTTTTACACGAAAAACCTTTTTACGCCTTAGCGGTAGCGGCCCAAGTTGAAAAACCTGATTCAGGCTTAAGTTATATCGAGCTAGGAAAAAGTATTGGCAAAATATATGGTCAATCCTTTCATCTTGCAAAACGGTGGGTTGAAAAGCCAAAGTCGACCATGTTGAATCGAATTATGCGCAATCCAAAGTTTTTTGCGCACACTGGTCAGTACATATGGAAGTCCTCGACCATACTTTCTTACTTTGAAACTTACCAACCCTTAATGACTTCGCGCTTGCGTCGGATAAGTGCAGCGCAGGGGACTCGTCGTTTTGCTTCAGTGCTGAAGAGGGAATACACGGCAATGCGCGCCGCTTCAATCGAGGAGGCGATTGCGCAATATGTTGAACAAATGGGTGTGGTGTCCGGCAATCTAGGTTGGAGTGATACCGGTAAGTGGTATCTTATTCACGACTTACTCCTGCAGGGTGCACAACAAAACGCTACGCGCGGTAAAGTTGTGACTCACGATACGAAACGCAGTCTTCTTTTTTCCGATAGTGGACGATTAGTTGCCGGAGTAGGCTTGCGTGATATGGTGGTAGTTGATACGAAGGATGCGGTTTTGGTGGTGCCGAAGCAGCTTTCCGCGGAGGTAAAAAACTTAGTTGAGGTTTTGAAAGATCGCTCGCTTGAACGTTACCTTTAA
- a CDS encoding NUDIX hydrolase, translated as MPNIEQELSSKVVFRGSLFTLRTAFVTLPDGRRVTREVMERPSSVNVVAVDKKKNVYLIEEYRIGIQKTALRLPGGKVEQGETPRHAALRELYEETGIKAKKLSLLYDYHGGGSWKWDRFLYLARDITLKQRENPDDEPNVLRCIPLRKAARLALDGEIPSADWALPILRAYEIIMRRKLI; from the coding sequence ATGCCAAACATTGAACAAGAACTTTCGTCAAAAGTAGTCTTCCGGGGTTCCTTATTTACACTCCGTACTGCTTTTGTCACATTGCCAGATGGTCGTCGAGTAACACGTGAGGTGATGGAGCGACCATCGTCAGTGAATGTTGTAGCGGTGGATAAGAAGAAAAACGTGTATTTGATAGAGGAATACCGAATAGGAATTCAGAAGACGGCTCTACGTCTGCCGGGCGGGAAGGTGGAACAAGGGGAGACACCGCGCCATGCCGCACTTCGTGAACTCTATGAGGAAACGGGCATTAAGGCGAAAAAACTTAGTTTGCTTTATGATTACCACGGCGGAGGGTCGTGGAAATGGGATCGCTTTTTGTATTTAGCCAGGGACATTACTCTGAAACAACGAGAGAATCCAGACGATGAACCTAATGTCTTGCGCTGTATTCCATTGCGAAAAGCAGCCCGTCTGGCATTAGACGGCGAGATCCCTAGCGCTGATTGGGCGCTTCCTATCCTCCGAGCCTATGAAATCATTATGCGAAGGAAACTCATATGA
- a CDS encoding DUF11 domain-containing protein: protein MRIFALKTLRLLSTPARSILVGGLIFGLIAQPLLSAAAVLPLDQDGSEGGGGGIAPQTQGTDQLVFEKTFDTNSPAGMANYILSYENTGAVPVYNAVVTDTLPDELQYLSSTPSGNEAGGVIKWDLGTLGAGVSGEIYLSTVIDNEALENCADLTNTANLQAKRPDTTPVDHRFDITVTSTENFCPMAPDLSITKTIVEEQLGYIDYTLTYENNGDWPAYNVEIRDVLPSGLADMEIDPQPTLDGNDAVWNIDAIQPGDGDTISFRVWFDASQATCGPIVNTATITQQDGPTLQAQYRERNLSNNESQVSTQQIYGICTGTIQGQKWNDEDANGIWDNAETGLEGWTINLLTSCSQDFDDYNYDSTNDVIDLGDFVGWTDHYVHNMADADLNQDGILSKLDLSCLGIWFNNGPITDSMSLVASDVTDANGNYVFDGLEKGSYWLNETMQDGWEQSFPLLDPIGPYSIISDGQVLQGSDFGNHVIDDGDNQGERTPVITLEKEALANASASGANVSYLLNYTVADATATNLVLVDQLPQYTNFISASDSGVYDANARTVTWSLGTVNPGSYSVSITLALDDTIPDGTVVTNTALLSGDRLTQIQDNAEVTVSSQPVLSVEKLVNVSTAKTGETLLYTVRISNEGSDVAHNVSLSDVLPQGFLTTENSLASFTKNLGDLAVGDSISTSYEVTVGNSVSSGDYVNTATARADNADPVTATATVSVSAGQVLGVSDEASTEDTNTAQGQVLGAEDTLPETGAGVMDYLLLILASVIIVAGALTLRRSYSRSHLN from the coding sequence ATGCGAATCTTCGCACTAAAAACACTACGTCTCCTTAGTACTCCAGCCCGCAGCATTCTTGTGGGTGGACTTATTTTCGGTTTAATCGCCCAGCCACTGCTATCGGCTGCTGCGGTCCTGCCTCTTGATCAGGATGGTTCTGAGGGCGGTGGCGGTGGAATCGCCCCACAAACACAAGGCACTGACCAGCTTGTATTCGAAAAAACCTTTGATACAAACAGCCCTGCTGGAATGGCGAACTACATTCTTTCTTATGAGAATACAGGCGCTGTGCCGGTCTATAACGCTGTAGTCACTGACACCTTGCCTGATGAATTGCAATATCTCAGCTCAACTCCAAGCGGAAATGAAGCCGGTGGGGTTATTAAGTGGGATTTAGGCACTTTGGGCGCTGGTGTTTCGGGTGAAATTTATCTAAGCACAGTCATCGATAATGAAGCACTTGAGAACTGCGCTGACCTAACCAACACGGCCAATTTACAGGCAAAGCGACCCGACACAACTCCGGTTGATCATCGTTTTGATATTACGGTCACTTCCACGGAAAATTTCTGCCCAATGGCGCCAGATCTCAGCATTACCAAGACCATTGTTGAGGAACAGCTTGGCTACATCGATTACACTCTCACCTATGAGAATAACGGTGACTGGCCAGCTTACAATGTGGAGATTCGGGATGTCCTGCCAAGCGGTTTAGCTGATATGGAAATCGATCCCCAACCAACTTTGGATGGAAATGACGCCGTATGGAACATTGATGCTATTCAGCCTGGTGATGGCGATACGATTTCATTCCGCGTATGGTTTGACGCAAGTCAAGCTACTTGTGGTCCAATCGTAAATACCGCAACCATTACTCAACAAGACGGTCCTACACTGCAGGCCCAATATCGTGAGCGCAACCTCTCAAACAACGAGAGTCAAGTCAGCACTCAGCAGATCTATGGCATCTGTACTGGCACCATCCAGGGTCAGAAATGGAATGATGAAGATGCAAATGGCATCTGGGACAATGCTGAAACAGGACTTGAGGGTTGGACTATCAACCTCCTGACTTCCTGCTCTCAGGATTTTGACGACTATAATTACGACAGCACGAATGATGTTATTGATCTCGGTGACTTTGTTGGCTGGACCGATCACTACGTGCACAACATGGCTGATGCCGATCTTAACCAAGATGGCATCCTCAGTAAGCTTGACTTAAGCTGTCTCGGGATTTGGTTTAATAACGGACCAATCACTGATAGCATGTCTCTCGTCGCAAGTGACGTTACTGATGCTAATGGCAACTATGTTTTTGACGGATTAGAAAAAGGTAGCTACTGGCTAAATGAAACTATGCAAGACGGATGGGAACAAAGCTTCCCTCTTCTTGATCCGATTGGTCCGTACAGCATTATCAGCGATGGCCAAGTGTTACAAGGAAGTGACTTTGGTAACCACGTAATTGATGATGGTGATAATCAAGGAGAGCGAACTCCTGTTATCACACTAGAGAAAGAGGCTCTGGCAAATGCTAGCGCAAGTGGTGCTAATGTTTCCTATCTCTTAAACTACACCGTTGCTGATGCTACAGCTACAAATCTGGTCTTGGTAGATCAACTGCCACAGTACACAAACTTTATTAGCGCAAGTGACAGCGGCGTCTATGATGCAAATGCGCGAACAGTGACATGGAGCCTCGGCACAGTGAATCCAGGCAGCTATTCTGTTTCCATCACCTTAGCGCTTGATGACACAATCCCGGATGGCACCGTGGTAACAAACACTGCCCTACTCTCCGGTGACCGACTTACCCAAATCCAGGATAATGCAGAAGTGACTGTTTCATCTCAACCAGTCTTAAGCGTTGAAAAATTAGTAAACGTAAGTACAGCAAAAACTGGCGAAACTCTGCTCTATACTGTTCGCATTAGCAACGAGGGTAGCGATGTTGCTCATAATGTTAGCTTGAGCGATGTACTGCCACAAGGATTCCTCACTACTGAAAATAGCCTCGCCTCCTTCACTAAGAATTTGGGCGACCTGGCAGTTGGTGATTCCATTAGCACCTCATATGAAGTAACAGTCGGCAACAGCGTAAGCAGCGGTGACTATGTAAACACTGCAACAGCCAGAGCTGACAACGCTGACCCAGTGACAGCAACTGCTACGGTAAGCGTCAGTGCTGGTCAAGTACTTGGCGTCTCTGATGAAGCAAGTACAGAAGATACCAACACCGCGCAAGGTCAGGTGTTAGGTGCTGAGGACACGCTGCCAGAAACAGGTGCAGGAGTTATGGACTACCTCCTCCTCATCCTTGCTTCAGTAATTATTGTAGCTGGCGCGCTCACACTCCGCCGCAGCTACAGCCGCAGCCACCTTAACTAA
- a CDS encoding DUF11 domain-containing protein translates to MRTRQNLTVILITLGLLTGGFASAQSIERPTQTQVPIVQLALDGPSQVDAGATFTYTLRYSISDFSTSNVVLSLALPARAILLENSGNGAINDVTQSVEWSYSNKEIGDYTETATFSALTPAPNGTEISFQATLDSDETEVISAQANSAIMSSPKLEYRSQLSSPILQPGGEITVTLTIDNSGSDDANGVQLHEVLPEGLHSADQGELSYSLGTIPAGQQVEVSYPVRADAGLLNQEYIGKLALSATNVAMQTSDHIYIVRQPLVLGAEAEALNQTSQESAAQEGQVLGAETELSPTGMSFWDWLLIYAAALLLALGVTTLIFAPHSKEHDKRIEEK, encoded by the coding sequence ATGCGTACACGGCAAAACCTCACTGTCATCCTTATCACTTTAGGCCTTCTGACAGGAGGTTTTGCTTCTGCGCAGAGCATCGAGCGGCCAACCCAAACGCAAGTTCCAATTGTACAGTTAGCGCTAGATGGCCCAAGCCAAGTAGATGCTGGGGCTACTTTTACCTACACACTTCGCTACTCAATTAGCGATTTCAGCACGAGTAATGTTGTCCTCTCTTTAGCGCTCCCGGCCCGAGCTATTCTGCTTGAGAATAGTGGTAATGGCGCAATCAACGATGTGACGCAAAGTGTAGAATGGAGTTACTCAAACAAGGAAATTGGCGACTATACCGAGACTGCCACATTTAGCGCCTTAACACCTGCGCCAAATGGTACGGAAATATCTTTTCAGGCAACACTAGACAGTGACGAGACTGAGGTAATTTCCGCGCAAGCAAACAGCGCAATAATGTCGAGCCCTAAGCTTGAATATCGCTCTCAGCTTTCCTCCCCTATTCTCCAGCCTGGTGGTGAAATAACCGTAACACTCACTATTGATAATTCTGGTTCTGATGATGCAAATGGTGTGCAATTACATGAAGTACTTCCAGAAGGACTGCATTCCGCTGATCAAGGAGAGTTGTCATACTCACTCGGCACAATTCCAGCTGGTCAGCAGGTCGAAGTAAGTTATCCGGTGCGCGCTGATGCAGGATTACTCAATCAAGAATATATTGGCAAGTTAGCGTTAAGTGCTACAAATGTAGCAATGCAAACATCTGACCATATTTATATTGTTCGGCAGCCTCTCGTTCTAGGAGCAGAGGCTGAGGCTCTAAATCAAACAAGTCAGGAGTCTGCAGCTCAAGAAGGACAAGTACTCGGCGCAGAGACTGAGTTAAGTCCAACAGGTATGAGCTTCTGGGATTGGCTACTCATCTATGCTGCCGCTCTCTTATTAGCCCTAGGTGTAACGACTCTTATTTTCGCCCCTCACAGTAAAGAACACGATAAGCGCATTGAAGAAAAATAA
- a CDS encoding sortase yields MPSDTKASGELKQTKQSSKAMPQIGWSQRRLRTVRILAIVLILIGIGVILYPFFPAIRYELFHPEPAYPYSTKLQETNVEENGGHLPDVADTLPSESRLVIPKIGVNMQIVEGENESALFRGSWRLPQTSTPEKGGNTVLTVHRFQYLAGPNTLALADRLEAGDIVIVYWKGQDGQVKEYDYQISKTYLVDPHQVEILDNTEEPKLTLFTCAPMFSTKQRLVIDGALIEN; encoded by the coding sequence ATGCCAAGCGATACCAAGGCCTCGGGGGAGCTCAAACAAACTAAGCAGAGCAGTAAGGCAATGCCACAGATTGGATGGAGTCAGCGACGACTTCGCACAGTGCGTATTCTGGCTATTGTACTTATTCTTATTGGAATTGGCGTTATCCTCTACCCCTTCTTCCCTGCCATTCGCTACGAGCTTTTTCATCCAGAACCCGCATATCCCTACAGCACTAAACTACAAGAAACGAATGTCGAGGAAAATGGTGGACACCTCCCAGACGTTGCTGATACACTCCCCTCAGAAAGCCGCCTCGTCATCCCAAAAATTGGGGTGAACATGCAGATTGTTGAAGGAGAGAATGAGTCCGCACTTTTCCGCGGATCATGGCGTTTGCCGCAAACTTCGACACCTGAAAAAGGCGGCAATACAGTCCTGACTGTGCATCGCTTCCAGTATCTCGCCGGACCCAATACCCTCGCCCTGGCTGATCGTTTAGAGGCTGGCGATATCGTGATAGTGTATTGGAAAGGACAGGATGGACAAGTAAAAGAGTACGACTACCAAATAAGCAAAACGTATTTAGTCGACCCGCACCAGGTGGAAATCCTCGACAACACTGAGGAGCCTAAACTCACACTTTTCACCTGCGCCCCAATGTTTTCAACCAAACAACGACTCGTTATTGACGGAGCATTAATAGAAAATTAA
- the uppP gene encoding undecaprenyl-diphosphatase UppP, translated as MFDALLSILFGLVQGVTEFFPISSSGHLVVLHAIWPDFSAADALAFDVALHVGTLCALLVFFRRDLWRIFLAGIRSITRRPDQSDSRERRMFWYLVVGSIPAALVGLFFESFLADTFRSAVSVGVTLFIGGLFFFWADRQEANRTGESIAFKDVIWIGLAQALALVPGISRSGSTIVAGRFLGLRHYDAARFSFLLSVPIVFAAAVKVLAELASQGVDSQEIFTMLLGFASSFITGLIAIRFLLRFFQSHTLRGFAWYRIALGILLIIFWL; from the coding sequence ATGTTTGATGCGCTCTTGTCGATTCTCTTTGGTCTAGTGCAGGGGGTTACTGAATTCTTTCCAATATCGAGCTCTGGTCATCTTGTCGTACTCCATGCTATTTGGCCTGATTTTTCAGCTGCTGATGCTTTAGCTTTTGATGTTGCTCTTCACGTGGGTACCTTATGTGCCTTGTTGGTTTTTTTCCGTCGCGACCTTTGGCGTATTTTCTTAGCAGGAATTCGATCAATAACACGGAGGCCTGATCAATCAGATTCACGTGAACGTCGTATGTTTTGGTATCTCGTGGTAGGCAGTATTCCGGCCGCTCTCGTTGGATTATTTTTTGAATCCTTCTTAGCTGATACATTCCGGAGCGCTGTTTCCGTTGGGGTAACTTTATTCATCGGCGGTCTCTTTTTCTTCTGGGCAGATCGTCAGGAGGCTAATCGCACAGGGGAGAGCATTGCCTTTAAAGATGTTATTTGGATTGGCTTAGCACAAGCTTTAGCCCTGGTGCCTGGTATTTCCCGTTCAGGTAGCACTATTGTGGCAGGACGCTTCCTTGGATTACGTCACTATGATGCAGCTCGCTTTTCCTTTTTGCTATCTGTCCCGATTGTCTTTGCGGCTGCAGTGAAGGTTTTAGCTGAGCTTGCATCCCAGGGCGTAGACAGTCAAGAGATATTTACTATGCTTTTAGGTTTTGCCAGCTCCTTCATTACCGGTCTTATTGCTATTCGTTTCCTACTTCGTTTTTTTCAGTCACACACCTTACGAGGATTTGCCTGGTATCGTATCGCACTCGGCATCTTGCTTATCATATTCTGGCTTTAA
- the mutM gene encoding bifunctional DNA-formamidopyrimidine glycosylase/DNA-(apurinic or apyrimidinic site) lyase yields the protein MPELPEVETLRRVLQPVLKNREILSIQIFHPKLVKESPYSVKRAVHAKITAVKRRAKIFLLELDNGYTLCVHLKMTGQLIHRNAEGVIRVGGHPIHNGLQNLPNTFTGAVFLLSDNTQLFFNDQRRFAYLHCRKTGQLATWFQSLGLGPEPNQQLRFQTFLERLHRHPKARIKDALLDQRVLAGLGNIYADEVNYAARVHPRRRVVSLNNQELLALYRAILRIIKLAVTKKGTTFHHFGKGKGMGGSMQKYLHAYGRDGQNCHQCGTILKREKIGGRSAHYCPKCQVLH from the coding sequence ATGCCTGAGTTACCGGAAGTCGAGACACTCCGACGAGTTTTACAGCCCGTATTAAAAAACCGGGAGATTTTATCTATCCAAATATTTCATCCGAAGTTAGTGAAAGAATCTCCATATTCAGTTAAGCGCGCCGTACATGCAAAAATCACCGCAGTAAAAAGACGAGCAAAAATATTTTTACTAGAGCTTGATAATGGCTACACCCTTTGTGTGCATTTAAAAATGACTGGCCAGCTTATTCATCGCAACGCGGAAGGTGTAATAAGGGTTGGGGGACATCCAATTCACAATGGTTTGCAAAATTTGCCAAATACCTTCACTGGGGCTGTGTTTTTGCTTTCCGACAACACGCAACTATTTTTTAATGATCAGCGTCGCTTTGCCTACCTGCATTGTCGTAAGACTGGTCAATTAGCTACGTGGTTTCAATCTTTAGGCTTAGGTCCTGAACCTAATCAACAGCTTCGCTTCCAGACTTTTTTGGAACGACTACATCGACATCCTAAAGCGAGAATTAAAGATGCGCTATTGGACCAGAGAGTTTTGGCTGGTCTGGGTAATATATATGCCGATGAAGTAAATTACGCGGCTAGGGTTCATCCACGACGTCGAGTGGTCAGTCTAAATAATCAAGAATTATTAGCCTTGTATCGGGCAATACTCAGAATAATAAAGTTAGCCGTGACTAAAAAGGGGACGACCTTTCACCACTTTGGTAAAGGGAAAGGTATGGGAGGAAGCATGCAAAAATATCTACATGCCTATGGTAGAGACGGGCAAAACTGTCACCAATGTGGTACCATATTGAAGCGGGAAAAAATAGGTGGACGCTCAGCCCACTATTGCCCCAAATGTCAGGTACTTCATTAA
- a CDS encoding response regulator, translating to MATTRILILEDTETIRRLYRVLFEKSGFTVLALADASRVLAEVKEFKPDLVLADLLMPKIDGYEVIRILRADPETKKLPIMVISNLGDMVSQQRVAYLGGNDFIVKSNFDPHALVSRVRDFLAGKIPKLEVDPKIAGFLEAEERANQEHNKLSPEEKQYA from the coding sequence ATGGCTACAACACGAATTCTTATTCTCGAAGACACTGAAACGATCCGACGACTCTACCGGGTACTTTTCGAGAAGTCAGGTTTTACCGTACTAGCCTTAGCTGATGCTTCTCGAGTATTAGCGGAGGTAAAGGAGTTTAAGCCAGATTTAGTTTTAGCTGATTTACTCATGCCTAAAATTGACGGCTATGAGGTAATTAGAATTTTGCGTGCAGATCCTGAGACAAAGAAATTGCCTATTATGGTAATTTCAAACTTAGGGGATATGGTAAGTCAGCAGCGTGTGGCATACCTAGGTGGTAATGATTTTATTGTGAAGTCAAATTTCGACCCTCATGCTTTAGTGAGTCGAGTGCGTGATTTCCTGGCAGGCAAGATTCCGAAATTGGAAGTTGATCCAAAAATAGCTGGATTTTTAGAAGCAGAGGAGCGGGCAAATCAGGAGCATAACAAATTGAGTCCAGAAGAAAAACAATATGCTTGA
- a CDS encoding VTT domain-containing protein, which yields MDEEKRENPEKQQRYIFGVFEKHWGAEEWFLLISFLCIVGASVFFLTHPATQRSVAEWSEAWQDAAIRYGYLGTFIVSIIGNITVFSPLPYAAVVFFLAAFGLHPLWLGILTGLGATLGELVSYGVGWSGSSLFKRKRPASYQAIRAFVHRRPVVTQVLIVAFASLPLPDDMLTLPLGMIRYPLWHLIPAMLFGKILAGLGIAILGLFAHDVVFSTEISLGSVIMNAFLFLLFVFLIYALVKLPWAKILQKIEKNELPEDK from the coding sequence GTGGACGAGGAAAAAAGGGAAAATCCTGAGAAGCAACAGCGCTATATCTTCGGCGTGTTTGAAAAACACTGGGGCGCGGAAGAGTGGTTTTTACTAATTTCCTTTCTTTGTATTGTTGGGGCGAGCGTTTTCTTCCTTACCCACCCAGCTACACAGAGAAGCGTGGCTGAGTGGTCAGAGGCTTGGCAAGATGCTGCTATTCGGTATGGATATCTCGGCACCTTCATTGTTTCCATAATTGGCAATATTACTGTTTTTAGTCCTTTACCGTATGCGGCGGTCGTTTTTTTCCTGGCCGCTTTTGGTCTCCATCCACTTTGGCTAGGTATTTTGACCGGCCTGGGGGCAACCCTGGGCGAATTAGTGAGTTATGGTGTGGGGTGGTCTGGCTCAAGTCTATTTAAAAGGAAAAGACCAGCTTCTTATCAGGCTATTAGAGCCTTTGTGCATCGTCGCCCTGTAGTAACTCAAGTCTTGATTGTTGCTTTTGCTAGTTTACCTCTACCCGATGATATGCTCACTTTACCCTTGGGTATGATACGTTATCCACTCTGGCACCTGATACCCGCCATGCTTTTTGGCAAGATTCTTGCAGGACTAGGCATTGCGATTCTGGGTCTTTTTGCTCATGATGTGGTATTTAGCACAGAAATTTCCCTTGGCAGCGTAATAATGAATGCATTTTTATTTCTTCTTTTCGTTTTTTTGATTTATGCCTTGGTAAAATTACCCTGGGCAAAAATTCTCCAAAAAATCGAGAAAAATGAGCTGCCCGAAGACAAGTAA
- a CDS encoding replication-associated recombination protein A yields MEDLFTNARAPERDRTAPLADRMRPKSFTEFLGQEQVAGEEAALRQAIQNDELYSMILWGPPGSGKTTLARLIAEQTQAKFIQMSAVTSGIADLRKVVQQAGDDWRFHGRRTILFVDEIHRWNKAQQDAFLPHVENGEIVLIGATTENPSFEIIAPLLSRCQVYVLERHSPEDLAKLLKRALSDKLRGYGEYKAKLAPKAVDFLLGEANGDARALLNSLEIAVKTAAPDAKGVRHLTLAHVQSAIQKRHLLFDKKGEEHYNIISAFIKSMRGSDPDGAVYWLARMLEVGQDPLFIARRMVIFASEDVSLADPNALPLAIAAFQAVQSIGLPECALNLSHCAIALALAPKNNSTYQALLRAQKDVRESMNEAVPLHLRNAPTSLMKDLGYGRDYKYSHDYDAEEGKQSYLPARLAGRRYYISYRQKRGRGKKGKS; encoded by the coding sequence ATGGAAGACTTATTTACGAATGCACGCGCACCTGAGCGAGATCGAACTGCTCCTTTAGCTGATAGGATGCGGCCAAAGAGCTTTACTGAGTTCCTAGGTCAGGAGCAGGTGGCCGGAGAGGAAGCGGCCCTACGGCAGGCGATTCAGAACGACGAGCTCTATTCCATGATTCTCTGGGGGCCGCCCGGGTCGGGTAAAACCACGCTCGCTCGATTGATTGCTGAGCAGACTCAGGCAAAATTTATCCAGATGTCTGCCGTTACTTCGGGCATTGCTGATTTGCGTAAAGTGGTTCAGCAAGCTGGCGATGACTGGCGATTTCATGGTCGTCGGACTATTCTTTTTGTGGATGAAATTCATCGCTGGAATAAAGCCCAGCAAGATGCTTTTTTGCCACATGTTGAAAATGGTGAAATTGTGTTAATTGGTGCCACGACCGAAAATCCCTCTTTCGAAATTATTGCCCCGCTTCTTTCTCGATGTCAGGTATATGTTTTAGAGCGACATAGCCCTGAGGATTTAGCAAAGCTGTTGAAACGTGCACTGAGTGATAAGTTGCGAGGGTATGGAGAGTATAAGGCAAAACTTGCACCCAAGGCCGTTGATTTCCTCCTCGGAGAAGCTAATGGAGATGCTCGCGCCCTGCTTAATAGCTTAGAGATCGCCGTCAAAACTGCGGCGCCTGATGCAAAAGGAGTGCGGCATCTCACCTTAGCGCATGTGCAAAGTGCTATACAAAAACGACATCTGCTTTTTGATAAAAAGGGCGAGGAACACTACAACATTATTTCTGCTTTTATTAAATCGATGCGTGGGTCTGATCCAGATGGAGCCGTCTATTGGCTTGCGCGAATGTTGGAAGTCGGCCAGGACCCACTTTTCATTGCTCGTCGTATGGTTATTTTTGCTTCCGAGGATGTGTCATTAGCTGATCCAAATGCGTTGCCGCTGGCTATTGCCGCCTTTCAAGCAGTTCAAAGCATTGGCTTGCCAGAATGCGCCCTTAATCTCTCGCATTGTGCGATTGCGCTCGCTCTCGCCCCTAAGAATAATAGTACCTATCAAGCATTATTACGTGCGCAAAAGGATGTGCGTGAGAGTATGAACGAGGCCGTGCCTTTACACTTACGTAATGCGCCAACCAGTCTAATGAAAGATTTAGGTTATGGACGTGATTACAAATACTCGCATGACTATGATGCAGAAGAGGGGAAACAAAGTTATTTACCAGCCCGCCTAGCCGGTCGTCGCTATTATATTAGTTATCGACAAAAGCGTGGACGAGGAAAAAAGGGAAAATCCTGA